The Oreochromis niloticus isolate F11D_XX unplaced genomic scaffold, O_niloticus_UMD_NMBU tig00007808_pilon, whole genome shotgun sequence DNA segment ACCATCAGAGCATCTCAGATGTTACACTTTCAGGAAAAGCAGCTCCAGCtcctggactctccagagcCAGTTGTGGAACAACTGAGGATGTTAGGCAGAGAGCTCACAGCTATCCGAGTTCAGATGGACAAATACTGTCAAGGGACCAAAGCCACGCAGGAGTGGGAAATGATCGGGACAGTGATCGATCGTCTGCTGTTTGGCTTGTACATCATCTTCATTTTTGTGAGCTTTATCACAATAATAAGCATCTGGATATGGCATAATTCATTTGCTACATGATTAGATCAAAAACTGCATCACATGGAGTAGTGCCATGGCAATCTTCACTTCACGCATGTACTTGACCCCGTGCTGATTCcttatttttttgcatatttgtcacacgtACGTGTTTCAGATCAAAGGAATTGATGACCTGAAACATTTTAGTGTGACAAATACACAAACCAAGAGCAAAGAGGGCATGAGATGGATTTGCTGAGATCAGGAATAACAGCATCATTTAGTATAATGAAAATAGCCCTGCTTCTGTTGTCTGCATTTCATTCTGTAATCAAACAGCATCGGTTAATGAGCATTGTCTGTCAGGTAGTTGGCCTTGGCAAACTCTGCATTTTACAGTCACAAACATGACTGTGGTTTACTGTATCCTAACACTATTTACtggagctttttctttttaacatatCAGTAGCCAGAGAAAAATATGAAAGAGGGACACATTCATAAACTCACAGGCCTGGGCTTACATCCAGTAACAACCATTTTCCTTGCAAACCAGAACCATGAACACATTTAGACTCTAATGCCATTATAGAAGTTGTACTTGTCTTTAAGATTCATTAGCAATTAAAAACTATACGACtattattgtattgtttttccatttCACTGGTTGTGGTTTACCTGCATAATCAAATTATAACAGTGGGTGATTTGGTCTGCAGCAATTGtgacaagaaaataaataagttgTGACAATGGAAATGTAAGCGATGGTTCTCAGCTCTGCTACGTAACCAGCCTGGCATCTAAACTGAGTAACCAAAAATGACGTTTTATAACAATTAAAGCTGCTTCAGTTTGAGGTTATACCGCCACCCTGAGCACTCCAGATGTTGCTGATCTTGGAAGTTATGCAGGGTTGGGCCTGATTAGTACCTGTATGGGAGACCACTGGGGTAATGTAAGCTTGGGCAGCTCTAGTTCAAGATGTAGAGCAGGCTGTCCACCAATCAGGTTTCATTTGCAAACCACTTCAGTACTGAACCCCAAATTTGCTCCAAATGCATCCATCAATGTGACTGGATATCACCTAAGGCAATCATTTCCAATCACCACACCAGCAGAAAATGAAGACTTTCAGCTgggttttcattcattttgatgTTCTGATGACTTGATTCTTCATTACAGCTTCACTTTTGcaaatcaggatttttttttaattacatcaaTAGACAATAGTGGATAAAAAATGAGagacactgagagaggactttttattagtgatcttaaccataattttttttcatattaatgtaatttgttcatctaattgaatatatctatttgtgtatgattgtcagtccaaagagggagagaggaagaggggaacgtgaggagaaagtacaaggtcaggaagagccaggtaagaaaacagacaaggaacagtgacaggcaaacaGAAACCGTTTAACTGCTTGAGAGAGTTGACTACCAAAAGGTGATAGACAGATTTGCCAGTCAAGGTGAGGCGACATaggttaaaataaattaaaaaaatctacagagccatagtagtatctgcagtaaagatcttttcatacattgtaccATAGGCAAAGTtgcaaaacagtgatgtcatgtatcgtgacgaggacccaggcacacagagacttgatgaatttaagaatcttatgatttcataaagaaatttgcagacttgcacagagatggtaaaattatgatgactgataacagagacgaggacaacagacgatgaggacagggtggtacaggggtttaaatgcaccgaggagacagacagagagaactcgggacaactggagacatgtaggaatgcagggactgacagagacagggaagacgTCTCATCGTGATGAGTAAAGTTGATTTTGCCTGGCTGAGCAGCTCTgtgtgctcagcacccccaaagctctgatcctagaatcgcccctgctaCCATGCAACCCAACATACTACACAAATGCACGGCAACGCCTTGAAGTCATTCTGTTGTTGCCAAAGAACTGATGAGAAAGATGTTTGACGAGCTTAATCTATGTGTTAGCCAGTAGTTTGTGTAGGAGTCATATGAGCTGTTCCGTTTTTGATTAAGTGGGTTGGTTTAAATGCACTCACTGTATTGGTAGACGGGTGTGGGGCATGACTCATGGGTGTGTTAGGTGATGAATGtggttgcactcacctgttcacGGCACCTGATGTTGATGAGCAGAAAGGTAGGGTGAGCCTGAGGCGAAACCTTCTGTTGACTGCAGCTTGAATCATTTTGATGCATtttttgactgtaacttgatGGTTTATGTATACTTATGCACTAAGTTATGCAATAGGCCAAtgttgtaatttggcatagTAAATGGTGCAGTTATTTGTAcagtctgtgcatttgtttaatgGTTTGAGCCTGTGTGCCGATTTGTATAGTGGACAGTTGtatgtggaataaaagtagCAAATAGTACAGAAGTGTATCTCATGTGTTTAGCCTGCCACGGCCGTTGGTTGGAGGAGCCGCAATAGTTTGGATATAGAGAATGCTGCTGGCATGAGTGAAAATTTTTGAAGCTTCGCCCAGTGATGAAATTGAAATCATAATAGGGAGGGATTCTTCTATCAGATGGAAAGATGAATTAACAGCAAAATTACAATATGTGAGTTTGTAAAGAAATATTATAGACAGTTTGAAAGATATCGATAGATCTGTAAAGATGTCAAGCAGCTTCTAGATGCTTGAAGGAAGCAGTAAGGTCAGTTTCCATTCTGGGTTTTCAGCATTAATAAAGAAACCTGCAACAAGGTGAGTAATGTTTGAGGTCCAAAAGAAATCAACACAGAAATTTTTTACAGTGCTTTTCTACCTGAACattcaaagcgctctatacaggTTGCCTCATTCACACCTGTTCATAGAAGCTCTTTTTctgtgctttctatctaacattcacacacattcatactctgatgaaTGCATCAGAGAGTGACTTGGGGTTAATGTCTTGCCCAAGGGCAGTTAGCATGCAgtctggagcagccagggatcgacCCAAAAACcatctgattagtagatgacctgctccacctcctgagccacagccaccccctTTTAGAGGTAAAGAATCAATTAGAAAGTAAGTACAGTAAttttttgagatgatttgatttaaaaaaaacaaaacaaaacaaaactcttttgcTTCTAATTACATAATTGTGTCCATACTTCAGAGGTGGAGTTTCCAGCATCTCACCTCGGCCTCATCTGCAAACAATCAGCAGGAGGGCTTCTTAAACCAGCGCTGCCTGCTACTCCTCGCCAGTTTGTTCTGCCATCTCCAGTGGTAACTAGGCTTCACCTCTGCTCCAGTTCTGGCTTGCTCGTTCCCTGTGTTTAGGTCTCCTCTGCCAACGTACTCATCCTACCCTCAAATTCCCTTACCCGTCCAGCAACTTCTTCTCCCTCTGTTGCAGAATTCCCGTTGGATTGTTCCCATCAGGAGCCAGGTGTTCAGTCTCTCGATAGCTTTTCCTCTGGTTCCTGCTCTCTGCTGACACTCGTAGCTCGAGTCACGTTCTCCATTCCCTCTCTTTAAACAAAGTCTCATAAATAGTTTAACCATGTGCATTGAATCTGCATTTGGGTCTAAGCCTTCTATGGAGGGAAGAAATCATCACAGTGACATctattcaattttcaattcaattttatttatagagcaccaaatgacagcaacagtcacctcaaggcacttgaTGTTGTAAGGTATACttacaaagaaaaccccaacaatcatatgaccccctatgagcaagcactttggcgacagtgggaaggaaaaactcccttttaacaggaagaaacctccagcagaaccaggctcagggaggggcggccatctgcttcGACCGGTTGGGGAGGGgcaaggaaaacaggataaagacatgctgtggaagagagacagaggttaataacaagtacaattcagtgcagagaggtctattaaacATAGtgggtgaagaagaaacacccagtgcatcatgggaatcccccggcagcctaatgctgggcatacactgtgcgatttttagcccattttgagcctatttttcagtcgtgcgaccgtttggAGGATCGTGTGTCGTGGATCGTCtacatggggtaacgagaagcgattaacacttctcgaccagctcccgatcatcaatcgtttGCTCGtaagaaaatcaaacctgtttgaaatcctgtcggcCGTCCTGAGGGCGTCACCGCAGCATCttacactgcgcacgcgcacaACCTTCCGATTGGCATCAGGGCGTCTGATTCTATCCAATCTTTTAAATCACGGCTTAAAACGTATTTGTTTAATCTTGCGTCttacactgcgcacgcgcaaacgcAGAAATGAGTGTGAAAAGACGGAGCAGAACGGCGGTGcggcgtgtgatctggacatgagcgatggaggcacaaacTTCTCATCCCTGtgagtcaatcgtacagtttgaccaggagctgaataacgcgactgaaaaaattgcagcacagtgtatgcccagcttatTGCAGCatggaggattcagggtcacctgagtAGGCCATCAGCCTACTAAAAGGATACTGAAGAAACCCGTCGAAATGGTGTTAGtcttcatcactgctgctgctggactcaGTTGAACACCTCCGAAATTTGCATACAGGCAAGtattcctcttcttcctcaaaATCCTCTCGGGAACACTTCCTCGAGCCTCCACCTTCATGGTGCCAAGCTCTTCGTGTGCATCTTCAAAAAGTTCATCACTGCTGCTCTCAGAGTGGTCGTACACAGCTGAGCTGGTCCCGAATCAGAGTGTGCAAGCCTGGATTTTTTGCTATCACGCTCTTCTTCATCAACATCTTCCTCTCTGGACCTTTTCGTGGATCCACCAGGCTGCGGTTCTTCTTCTGTTGACTGCTGACTGATGTCCTCATCGGCAATATTACCTACACGAGGACAGCTCTCGCTATCAGTGTCACAAGCAGAGAAGAAGTCAGAGTCATCATCAGAAAACTCCTCGCTCCATCTGATTCTTTTGTTTGGTTCcacatcttcttcttcatccaTCTCTCTAGACCTCCTCCTGGATACACCTGGCTGAGGGTCGTCTTCTGGGATGTGCTGGTCAACATCCACACAGTCTTCAAATGCCTCATCGGAATCCTCATTTTCAAtgccaacaacaaccacagcattATGATCCTCATGCTGTTCGTTGTTGTCAGCATTGGCATTAAATTCCCTTAcattaatattttgaacattGACATTGTTGTCATTGTCATCGTCATCGTCAGTGTCATCGTCAGCGTCAGTGTCATTGTAAAGGTAATTGTCATATTGTTCCAGTACTGAAGCTATTAGCCTATccagaaacaaataaatatcaCGAAGAGCAAGATAAAGATCGTTTGTGAAGCCCCGGAGTCCACCGATATCTTCGTTAGCTGGTCGGTTAGCTGGTCGGTTAGCTCGTCGGTTAGCTCGCCGGTTAGCTCTTCGGTTAGCTGGTTGATGAGCAGGTTCCTGATCTCCACTTGCAATTGATTGTGGATTAACCTGTTGGCCTGCAAGAtcatttaatcttttaattagCATCCATAACTATCTGCTGAAAATCTGTTTTTGATCAATTTCAAGACTGAGTGCATGTGCTTACCGTTACGGTTAGTTTGAAATCCATCTCCACTTCCACTCATTTTGACTACAaggaacacaaaacaacaatgatCACTAAACCTCAACTCAGAATGTTCAGACAATTTGCTTTTTTTGAGATGACTTTAGGCTGCGTCCGAACGTACACGGCTATGTTTGAAAACGGAcgttttccttttcatttaaaaaaaaatccagtccacatgtccgttttcctcgtccacacctaAACACAAAAACGTCGTTTTCAAAAATCCccaccctggcaggagttttaaaaaaatctcaccTTTCAGTGACTCAATCTGCTGTTTAGGTGTGGACGAAAGGCCCGAATGCAGAGACAAAGCTGCGCTTTCAAAAATAGCCGTGTACATGTGGACGCAGCCTCAGTTTGTTTGAGAACAAAACTTAAGTCTTCTCTATTTTCctaaatgaacaaaataatCTCAGAAATAATCGTGTTAAAAAGAGCTTCTGTCACTCTAAGATATGATTAAgaacattttcaaatttatgTATAATTTgtcaaatattacatttatatatttaagtaAATGATCTTAAGTTTATAAACTGAAATTTGAGCTTACTTTAGTTCTTGGTAAATTACGGAGCAGTTAATCCTCAGGGAAACGTCGAAATGTCACTAAATAGTGGTCTGCTTTCATACGGTTGCAGTGTCTCTTCAGTTTTGTGTTCATATGCTGATGTTTTCCttcaaaacatgtttaaatgctgtgatgtcattttaTGGTCCCTGGAGGCATCGCTATGGCAACAAAACAACATgttccaaacaacaacaaccaagcTGTTTCCAGTGCTTAATATTTAACATGTCTTTGTTATAAACTTTATTTGTACAAATCTGTGATGTTGATGTGCACAACCTGGGATTCAGACCTCGGAGGGTTAATCAACAAATGacgaaaaattaggtttaaatttctGTTCATGAcggtgcagatttctgacattttgtgtactTTAAGCATTTAACAATTTGATTGTTTTCTAATAAAAACTGTGTGAAACTCAAGTTAGacctgtgtttgtaaatgaaccgctccatgttgtgtagctttctggattttatacttattgggctacatattaatttattatacaggctatacagtagataaaatctaaactcacatgtttaaagtgtttaatcatgtgggctacagacaataatcaAGTTATGGACTATATTGATAAGAAAAACGTgcatacttactgcatttgaatcattttaaccatatgtaaccacctgcatgtCATGGTCCCGGGACTTCTACCTGGTTTTTGtgtctcttgttgttgtttgatGTCAGTTTTAGGGTCCCTAGGTTGTTCTGTTAAGATGTTGCTTATTTGATTTCCCCTCGTGActttaccccctgtgtgcccccTCTGTATATCTGCCAGTCCCCATGcctcgtttctcctccttgtGTTGTATTCCATGTTTTCCACAGCCCGCTATGTCTGTGTTCTCTTCCAATCTGGTCTGCGTCtctgtgtgcttcctgttttactttgatagtctcccgtcagtgttgtGTTACTCCTGCCGTGTCTcgttatcagtgtcacctgtgtttcCCGTGTGCTCCCAcctccctcgttaaccctctgtgtatttatgtccgcGTCTCCTACATTTCCTACATAATAGAGctgtaataaatgtttgttggggttttttaagTACAGAAATCAGCTGCTAAAATAATTGTACTGATATTTGGTGTTGAGAATGCTTTACAGTCTGTTCTGTAGCAAAGCTGAATTAATATATTGACTGTCTGGCCCCTTCTGGCTACTTAATAGTTGCTGAAGGAGATTTTGTTCATCCCCAGCTGATCTCAtccatatttatataaaatctaGCATACTCCACACCACACAAAGTCAGAAGCCAGTTAAAATCTGTACGTGGTACCTGAGGCGGCGCTGCACTGACCAGTTGTTTCTGGCTATTTGCTGGTTCAGCCTGCCTATCACTGCAACTCTTGGCTCTTATTGGTCAGTGCAGGCTGACGGCATGCTCACTCAGCACAATATGAAGAGGACAACAATAGAAACATTAGTGCTGTTAGTCTGCTCCATTATAGCTACAGCGGTATGAAAACTGCCTTTTCATTGTCGCTCACTCACTAGTTTTCACCTTCCCAGTTTATCACCCTCTATTTTCAGCATACCCCCTATGTAGCACtatatggtgtgtgtgtgtgtgtgtgtgtgtgtgtgtgtgtgtgtgtgtgtgtgtgtgtattgtaaAGACTTGATTCCCACAGTCCAAGTCAGGGTTTTAAAATGCGTTGCTGTTTCCATCCAGCATCAAAGCTGCAGTGAAATTTCCTTCAATGAAATTTTGGctcaaagaaaaacagtgttGTTATTGTCAATCTCCAATTAAAGTAAAAGTGTAATTAAACCAAGGCAGACTTGTATTGACTGGACATGGTAGAATTCTGCTGAATTACCCTCTTTATTGCTGAGTCATGCAAATGGTCTACAGATGGTCGCAGGAAGTGCTCCACCGCAGCTTTCCTGGGCCGCCACGACTTTCAACTCTCATCTGATCACACACGAGATAGCACGAGTCTGCACCTCAGCTGCCTGAATGCAAAGCAGGGAGGATCGTGTAAGGATCGCCAGACTCGGCATTTCAATACACAGATGGGGTTTTTATTCGTTTGAATACGACTTATGCCCGAGAAGATGATCTTTAACACTTCCCCATTCCTGGTTACTCTACAAGTGAGAATCATCAACCATGAGAGCATTGCAAACATAAACTTCTAATGCATATTCAGCTCCATTTGTCATGGTTCAGAAAGCAAAAACAGGCTGAAGGCCCCAAGATGATGACATCTGTAGTTCAAACAACTTTAGCGTTAAATATTCTCCAGTTAGCAGTGACGCTGATAAAAATGTGTGCAgtcatctttcaccatctttcaatgctgtgattgcagccattccccaactctctgtgaatggtactcatggccattcgAGAATCTGTGTCTTTGATTAGTAGtcgttgatcaatggtcataagAATTTGCATACTAACAATCATGGAACTAACCCCCCAGcacattgttcattcagtggtgctagtttccttcgctgtgcaaatgtactgcttataaggttggggaaacctgcagtcagctgagactgaagaagtcacttggatgagtgacaaaacgtttctcccactgaaaatgtccaaatgaacagaatcaaccttttggaatttacttacctggatgattgagcacgcATCAagacattattttattaatatttttgaaatgatagcagcacaaacgaaaatttttgcagcacaaaccagcacaaacgtttgataccacttttgttggatttgaagaaAGGGGGGGGCAACTTCACTCACGTGATCTCCTAATATCACACCACAAATTATAATTGTGTAACTATGTCACATTATTGgaaactgaaagcagcagaGCCTGTTGCAAAAAAGCTGTCACAACAATcgtcatgtgattgactgatACGGAACAAATCCAAGCGAAGATGATAAGTGATAAAAACCTGCTTTAAATCCAAACACTTACAACAATGTGTGGATGGACGCGTGGATCAGGTACATGTGTCACACTGCAAAGTCAATATTAGTTTCTGAAGGTGGTTACGGGTTTCACCTGCGCATCCTCACAACTTTATCTCTATGTGACGGCACCCAAGCTGTTGCAATTTAGAATATCAGCCACTTGTCATGTTAATGAGGGCTAAATAAAGCTGAGACAGAAAATGGCCGGTGTGAAAGCTGCTGAGCTGATCGTCATCTGTTTCATGCTGCTACAAGGTAAGGCAAGAAAACATTTTATcaacacatttcacaacaaagaAAGCAACAGCAATGTGTTGATTTACTTCCTGCACAGTCGTAACACCTTACACATATTTACTAATGTATGAAGGATTTATTAAAAGTTAACATTAAAACTTcctgtaagaaaaacaaacctaacTTAGAGACTGaagttaaattcaattcaattcaattcagttcaatctTTATTGGCAGACTTCATGTCCataaaaaacaagacagaaacacacacacatatatatctatatgtagataaataagtatataaaacattagtaaaaatataaagcatttgtaaaaatttgtaaaaatataaaaccataatatacataaaacacaattacttaaaataaatcaataaatacacaaacactttaacCAGTGCTTTCTCAGACTGGATGAGTAACGGGAACCACTCAGTGTCGGATCTGTAAGTGCTAAAATTATACTGTTACTCGAACCATCCAGTCGTTCTCTAAAATTGTACATTAACTTtcttaaaagtgctttaaaagtcCAAACACCCACAGCTACAAACATCTGACTGGCACTACCACTTCTAGGTATCCTGCAAAGGATTCTCATCGCATCATTATATGCAACATGCAGCTTCTGCATGCTACATTGTTTGTAGGATGACCACAAGGGGGCAGTATATAGCGGTGTGCAATACGCTTTAAACAAAGCCACTTTAACTGGAagtgaacaaaaactgaatttgCGTGCAATAGTATTTGCCTGCACATAGAGCTTACATCGTTGTCTGTaaatgtcatcatcatcattcatttCCTCAGTAATAAAGTGACCGAGGTATTTCACCTTTTTATGAACTTCAAGAGTTTTTTGGGCCAGTTTAAACAAAGGGAAATTTAGCTGTTTATCCTGCTTGGTTCTACATATCAAAACAGCACTTTTAGCAGCATTGTACTCTATGTCATATTGCACACCATATTCAGTACAGACATTAAGAAGATCCTGCAACCCAGCACTGCTTGGACTAAAAACAACCAGGTCATCTGCATACATAAGATGATTTATCAGCGTTTTACCTAATATACACCCAGTGTTACAGGCTCTCAGCTGTATGGACAGATCATCAACatatagattaaataaaattggaGACAAAATCCCACCCTGTCTGACACCATTGCTGACACCAAAgggggcagaaatactacttcCCCATTTAACCTGCATGCTCTGATGAGCGTACCAGTAAGAGAGAATCCTCACGATGTATTGAGGAACTCCCCGTCTCTTCAGTTTATCAAAAAGTTTTCTGTGGTTCACTCGATCAAAAGCCTTAGAGGCATCAATGAAACACATGAGGACAGATGAATTTTTAGCCCTATACAAACTGACTATTTCCTTGAGTGCATATATGCACATGTCAGTGCCGTGCTTTGGTTTGAAGCCAAACTGATTATCCACAGAAGAGATGAACACACTAACTCTGTCAAACAAGATTCTTTCTAACACCTTAGATAAAATACTGGCTAGTGCAATCGGCCTGTAATTATCCAAACAGCTCACTTTTGAAGCTTTGTCTTTCATAACTGGTACCAATAAAATACACAGCATTGAGTCTGGTAATATGCCATGAATCATAAACCCAGTGAAACAGAGTGCTAAAAGAGGAGCTAGCCTTAAACtagcatgttttaaatgttctgCAGTGATGTGATCCAAACCAGAGGATTTATTATCAGGCAACCTATGAATGGCTTCATATACTTCATGTGTCCTTACACTTATTGTGTCATTACTCATGTCAAAATTGTCCTCATATGGATCACTTTTTATACAATTAAACAACGCGCTGTAATGCTGTCTCCATAATGCTGCAATGTTATCTGCCCCAGCAACACCTTCAACAGATGATGGTAAAGATGGTTTACAGTTATTAAGAGCTTTCACCTCTTTCCAAAAATCTGTCATATTATTACACAGCATTTTCCTGGCCAAAGAATCTGCTCTCAGCATTTGCTCATTTTTAGTTATAAAGCGAACAGCGTACTTATATCTGGCATTCGCACATTTTTTCTGTTCAAATTCTGGGCCTTGTTTAGGTCTTCCAGCCATGGCCCAACATTTATAAGCTATACGAGCTTCATCATGGTACATAGATACATGTTCTTTCCACCCAGGTCTGATGTTAGGTTTCTTATGCTTATATTGTTTATCAAGCAGTGTACCACTTTCATACAGAGCAGTCACTATATCATCATACACTATATCATCATACATTAAATGAAGTAttaccttcatttctttatacatGATATACATGCAGATTAATACAGAACAGAGAAGCTAAAtggttaaatgtttaaaaactgtCCCATCACTATTATTTTTGTCATTAATTTTCAAACAAAGGAGATCGTTCAGTTACATCCATCTCAATAAAGGGCAGCACTggatctgcttttattttttagtgttttcagtacaattacattttcattacAAACAAAAGAAACGAGTAAACACACTCGGCTCTCACGTGTTTACCAGCTGTAATAAAATAAGCATCTGCTAcaccaaaaaaatacaaatggaaGAACTGAGGCTGCGTGTTTTCATGTTCAAGCATTTAACATAGTTG contains these protein-coding regions:
- the LOC109198615 gene encoding uncharacterized protein LOC109198615 → MYTAIFESAALSLHSGLSSTPKQQIESLKVKMSGSGDGFQTNRNGQQVNPQSIASGDQEPAHQPANRRANRRANRRANRPANRPANEDIGGLRGFTNDLYLALRDIYLFLDRLIASVLEQYDNYLYNDTDADDDTDDDDDNDNNVNVQNINVREFNANADNNEQHEDHNAVVVVGIENEDSDEAFEDCVDVDQHIPEDDPQPGVSRRRSREMDEEEDVEPNKRIRWSEEFSDDDSDFFSACDTDSESCPRVGNIADEDISQQSTEEEPQPGGSTKRSREEDVDEEERDSKKSRLAHSDSGPAQLCTTTLRAAVMNFLKMHTKSLAP